From one Rhizobium lentis genomic stretch:
- a CDS encoding nutrient deprivation-induced protein, whose protein sequence is MQNDFTDPAGRSATAQTPSSSPAFGSSQGSRTSISDLEAKVSEDVSAVKETIKEGADTAVEKAKQVISERTSFAARQVGGVATALEKAGAEMESSGQAEVGRYARQIGRSVQTVARRMEGKDIGEIATMAEDFGRKQPLAFLGIAALAGLAASRFLTASAKRQTAAAPREPSIGLRPGAASTGGENNG, encoded by the coding sequence ATGCAAAACGATTTCACGGATCCGGCAGGAAGAAGCGCAACGGCGCAGACACCGTCCTCATCCCCAGCTTTCGGTTCTTCGCAGGGATCGCGCACGTCCATTTCCGATCTGGAAGCGAAGGTGAGCGAAGATGTTTCCGCCGTCAAGGAAACGATCAAGGAAGGCGCCGACACTGCCGTCGAGAAAGCCAAGCAAGTCATTTCCGAACGCACCAGCTTCGCTGCTCGCCAGGTTGGCGGCGTTGCAACGGCACTTGAGAAAGCTGGCGCCGAAATGGAAAGCTCCGGTCAGGCTGAAGTCGGGCGATATGCCAGGCAAATCGGGCGGAGCGTGCAGACTGTCGCTCGGCGGATGGAAGGCAAGGACATCGGCGAGATCGCTACCATGGCCGAGGATTTCGGACGCAAGCAACCGCTCGCCTTTCTCGGGATCGCCGCACTTGCGGGCCTGGCGGCAAGCCGCTTCCTGACAGCCTCCGCGAAAAGGCAAACAGCTGCCGCGCCGCGTGAGCCATCGATTGGCCTGCGCCCCGGCGCCGCATCGACCGGAGGCGAGAACAATGGCTAA
- a CDS encoding phage holin family protein → MAKSSENTPLSELVSGLVGDVTGLLRKEIDLAKTEASEKLSQALSGVEILLFGLVLAIGAVGVLLSALVGGLAAFLVTQGFTETTASALSSLIVGIIIAGIAWGLVSRGLAALRANNMKLDRTATSLRRDVDVVKDKI, encoded by the coding sequence ATGGCTAAATCTTCAGAGAACACACCCCTTTCCGAGCTCGTCAGTGGCCTCGTAGGTGATGTCACGGGCCTGCTCCGCAAGGAAATCGATCTTGCCAAGACGGAAGCTTCGGAAAAACTTTCACAGGCGCTCAGCGGCGTGGAAATTCTCCTGTTCGGATTGGTGCTGGCGATCGGGGCGGTCGGCGTCCTGCTGAGTGCCCTTGTCGGCGGTCTCGCGGCCTTCCTCGTGACACAGGGTTTTACCGAAACCACTGCCAGTGCGCTCTCCTCTCTGATCGTCGGCATCATCATCGCCGGCATCGCTTGGGGCTTGGTCTCCCGGGGCCTCGCCGCACTTCGCGCCAATAACATGAAACTGGATCGTACTGCGACCTCGCTTCGCCGCGACGTTGATGTTGTGAAGGACAAAATCTGA
- a CDS encoding DUF3618 domain-containing protein: MENSIEKTSAELQREIDQDRRRIGDRIDAIQERVSPGQLIDEVIAYAKGSGGAEYVSNLGHALKANPLPVALMGVSLAWLMAKGSPSSGDTAIWSKDPEYPLYPATGRVRRIGPPAMENGARYSHFADESGKRLKALTDETGSRAGHFMDEAGKTYRGFADASGKQISQITDETGAMLDAATGWAAEKWEQAKSAASDLSARASDAASSLSSRSSSAATSLQEQTSKLNEAILTHFRDQPLVGGALAFAVGAAIGAALPHTDTEDELVGEAADSARDSLSHQAQDVVAQGKEVASEVYHKAVDVASDAHDAIKERVVDEAEAFIDRRDGPSETDRR, encoded by the coding sequence ATGGAAAATTCAATCGAAAAAACATCGGCCGAGCTTCAGCGGGAGATCGACCAGGACCGCCGCCGGATAGGAGATCGGATTGACGCGATCCAGGAACGGGTGTCGCCGGGCCAGCTCATCGACGAGGTCATCGCATATGCCAAGGGAAGCGGCGGCGCAGAGTATGTCAGCAATCTTGGCCACGCCCTCAAGGCGAACCCTCTGCCGGTCGCGCTGATGGGCGTGAGCCTGGCCTGGCTCATGGCAAAAGGCAGTCCGTCATCAGGTGACACGGCGATCTGGAGCAAGGATCCCGAATATCCGCTTTATCCGGCGACTGGCCGGGTCCGCAGGATTGGTCCGCCGGCAATGGAAAACGGAGCCCGTTACAGCCATTTTGCCGATGAATCCGGCAAGAGGTTGAAAGCCTTGACGGACGAAACAGGAAGTCGTGCCGGCCATTTCATGGACGAGGCGGGCAAGACCTATCGTGGCTTTGCCGACGCGAGCGGAAAGCAGATCAGCCAGATCACCGACGAGACTGGTGCGATGCTCGACGCTGCAACCGGCTGGGCGGCGGAGAAATGGGAGCAGGCGAAAAGCGCCGCGAGTGACCTCAGCGCCCGTGCCTCTGACGCGGCGAGCTCGCTGTCGAGCCGATCCTCTTCGGCAGCGACCAGTCTTCAGGAGCAAACGAGCAAACTCAACGAGGCGATCCTCACCCATTTCCGCGACCAGCCGCTGGTCGGCGGTGCCCTGGCTTTCGCGGTCGGTGCAGCGATCGGCGCGGCGCTGCCCCATACCGACACCGAGGATGAGTTGGTCGGCGAAGCCGCAGATAGCGCTAGAGATAGCCTTAGCCATCAGGCCCAGGACGTCGTCGCGCAGGGTAAAGAGGTAGCGTCGGAAGTCTATCACAAGGCCGTGGACGTTGCCTCCGATGCTCATGATGCCATCAAGGAACGCGTGGTGGATGAGGCCGAAGCTTTCATAGATCGCAGGGATGGCCCAAGCGAAACCGATCGGCGATAA
- a CDS encoding alpha/beta fold hydrolase → MLKKQPIRPRLGTISVIDDLQVHVLESGSPNGSPVVALHGCGSLAEEVLLPFENSQHRLIAIDRPGYGWSSSLPPQERGPLGQSFWLERFLDTSGLGPVTIVAHSIGSASALHLAARIAELVKALLLISPCCSPVPPKPLMLLRTAVAPVIGPLIRRHIMSRWASLFLRHGLRSSSFPNALPSHLNMLPAGHMIRPSAIETMADELRAFNRDMALLPGLPEQVPIHVLFGSQDLIVDPNLHIDWLRQKHPRLLVKRLEGVGHMPHHVAPAVALRMLNDIIEERSSLPAVKPGLLTDVA, encoded by the coding sequence ATGTTGAAGAAGCAGCCCATCCGGCCCAGACTCGGGACGATCAGCGTCATCGATGACCTTCAGGTTCATGTCCTTGAAAGCGGCTCACCGAACGGAAGCCCGGTCGTTGCTCTGCATGGCTGCGGCAGTCTGGCGGAAGAGGTGCTGCTCCCCTTCGAAAACAGCCAGCACAGATTGATTGCCATCGACCGTCCCGGCTACGGTTGGAGCTCCTCGCTTCCGCCGCAGGAACGCGGTCCGCTCGGTCAATCTTTCTGGCTCGAGCGCTTTCTCGATACCTCAGGGCTTGGACCTGTCACGATCGTCGCCCATTCGATCGGCAGCGCCTCGGCCCTTCATCTGGCTGCCCGCATAGCTGAGCTCGTAAAGGCACTCCTGCTGATCTCGCCCTGCTGCAGTCCTGTTCCCCCGAAGCCTTTGATGCTGCTGCGCACCGCCGTTGCGCCTGTCATAGGGCCGCTGATCCGCCGGCACATCATGTCTCGCTGGGCCTCTCTCTTTCTCCGGCACGGACTCCGGTCGTCATCATTCCCGAATGCACTGCCGTCTCACCTGAACATGTTGCCTGCCGGCCATATGATCCGGCCCAGCGCGATTGAAACCATGGCTGACGAGCTGCGCGCTTTCAACCGAGACATGGCTCTGCTGCCTGGCCTGCCCGAGCAGGTTCCCATCCATGTTCTCTTCGGGTCGCAAGACCTTATCGTCGATCCGAATTTGCACATCGACTGGCTCCGGCAGAAGCATCCCCGCCTTCTCGTGAAACGCTTAGAGGGCGTCGGCCATATGCCACATCACGTCGCCCCGGCCGTCGCATTGCGGATGCTGAACGACATCATCGAGGAGCGTTCCTCCTTACCGGCCGTCAAGCCTGGACTGTTGACGGATGTAGCATGA
- the aac(3) gene encoding aminoglycoside 3-N-acetyltransferase, with product MTAPHFHTRLSLSKDLEKLGLRAGDMVMVHAAMSRLGRLINGPDMFIDALRHVVGPSGTVVAYTDWDGAYDELLDENGRVPLEWRDHIAPFDPTTSRAIRDNGIFPEFLRTTPGSRRSGNPGASVAAIGASADWLTADHPLDYGYGEGSPLAKLVAAGGKVLMAGAPLDTMTLLHHAEHLAEIPNKRLRRYEVPFATPTGVVWRMLEEFDTADTVVAGLACDYFARIVSAFLAGGQGAQGLIGDAPSVLVDAASICSFAVAWLEHHA from the coding sequence ATGACCGCTCCGCACTTTCACACCCGTCTTTCGCTCAGCAAGGATCTGGAGAAGCTCGGACTTCGCGCCGGCGACATGGTCATGGTGCATGCCGCCATGAGCAGGCTGGGGCGGTTGATCAACGGGCCGGACATGTTCATCGATGCGCTGCGTCATGTCGTCGGCCCGTCGGGCACCGTCGTCGCCTATACGGACTGGGACGGCGCCTATGACGAACTGCTCGACGAGAACGGCCGCGTTCCTCTCGAATGGCGCGATCACATCGCACCATTCGATCCCACGACCTCCCGGGCGATCCGCGATAATGGCATATTCCCGGAATTCCTTCGAACGACGCCAGGGTCGCGGCGCAGCGGCAATCCTGGCGCCTCGGTCGCGGCGATCGGCGCCAGCGCTGATTGGCTGACCGCCGACCACCCGCTCGATTACGGCTATGGCGAGGGCTCTCCGCTTGCCAAACTCGTGGCGGCCGGCGGCAAGGTCCTCATGGCCGGAGCCCCGCTCGACACCATGACCCTTCTCCACCACGCCGAACATCTGGCTGAGATTCCGAACAAACGCCTGCGCCGCTATGAGGTGCCCTTTGCCACGCCGACCGGCGTGGTGTGGCGCATGCTCGAGGAATTCGACACCGCCGACACGGTCGTCGCCGGCCTCGCATGCGATTACTTCGCCCGTATCGTCAGCGCCTTTCTCGCCGGCGGGCAGGGCGCACAGGGTCTGATTGGAGACGCGCCATCGGTGCTGGTCGATGCGGCCTCGATCTGCAGCTTCGCTGTCGCCTGGCTGGAGCATCACGCTTGA
- a CDS encoding YidB family protein encodes MMSGQLKALLAVLAVAGYQNRDKIRELLRGLQNPQQAGAGGQQPGGLGGILGGLAGSGGLGGLLGGLTSGSIVSGGLGDLLKTFQQNGQGDKMESWVRRGPNADINDGELATALGPDVLDEIARNTGLSHQEILARLSRDLPKAVDDLTPEGKVPSAEEAFMSSASQATTSGRPSEV; translated from the coding sequence ATGATGAGCGGTCAATTGAAGGCGCTTCTCGCCGTTCTTGCCGTTGCCGGTTACCAGAACAGGGACAAGATCAGGGAGCTCCTGCGCGGACTTCAGAACCCGCAGCAGGCTGGCGCCGGAGGCCAGCAGCCGGGCGGGCTCGGCGGCATCCTTGGCGGGCTGGCCGGCTCCGGCGGTCTGGGCGGCCTCCTCGGCGGATTGACCTCCGGCAGCATCGTCAGCGGCGGCCTCGGCGACCTACTGAAGACGTTTCAGCAGAACGGCCAGGGCGACAAGATGGAATCCTGGGTGCGCCGCGGGCCGAATGCCGACATCAACGACGGCGAACTTGCCACAGCCCTCGGCCCGGATGTCTTGGACGAGATCGCCCGCAATACCGGCCTCTCGCACCAGGAGATCCTCGCCCGGCTGAGCCGCGATCTTCCCAAGGCCGTCGACGATCTGACGCCGGAGGGGAAAGTGCCGAGCGCCGAGGAAGCGTTTATGTCTTCGGCGAGCCAGGCGACGACCTCGGGGCGGCCGAGCGAGGTTTAG
- a CDS encoding dienelactone hydrolase family protein — protein sequence MKTTVSRLLPCLVAFLGVLSSEHPANAEELVRFESTPVKLSPFRIRKALEQGDILPQPQGTPLLGYLSRPQGDGPFPAVVVMHGCDHLRLSVKELWPKRLVSWGHVVLVVDSFTTRNLKDTCRSRLPERAFDAYGALDFLSKSGFVDVRRVALMGFSAGGTVTLDATKIQGNEQFVEHKFKAAVAFYPACDANRGDPSVPTLILIGERDNWSRADRCQKSLARLSDDAPPVELNVYKGAYHDFDAPEFTAGKRVLGHIEKYDRDAAAKSIRSVYAFLRKHLAN from the coding sequence GTGAAAACCACTGTCTCGCGACTTCTTCCTTGCCTCGTCGCTTTTCTCGGCGTCCTCTCGTCCGAGCACCCTGCCAATGCCGAGGAATTGGTGCGGTTCGAAAGCACGCCCGTGAAGCTGAGTCCATTTCGAATCCGTAAGGCTCTCGAACAGGGCGACATTCTCCCGCAGCCGCAGGGCACGCCGTTGCTTGGCTATCTGTCTCGCCCCCAAGGTGATGGCCCCTTCCCGGCGGTCGTCGTCATGCATGGATGCGATCACCTGCGTTTGAGCGTCAAAGAGCTTTGGCCGAAGCGGCTGGTCTCGTGGGGCCATGTCGTGCTTGTTGTCGACAGCTTCACCACCCGCAACCTCAAGGATACGTGTCGAAGCCGTCTTCCAGAGCGCGCTTTCGACGCCTACGGCGCCTTGGACTTTTTGTCGAAATCAGGCTTTGTCGATGTTCGGCGGGTCGCATTGATGGGCTTTTCGGCCGGCGGCACCGTGACGCTGGACGCAACGAAAATCCAGGGGAACGAACAGTTCGTCGAGCACAAGTTCAAGGCGGCGGTTGCCTTTTATCCTGCCTGCGACGCCAATCGGGGTGATCCGTCAGTACCGACCCTGATTTTGATTGGCGAACGCGACAATTGGAGCCGGGCGGACCGATGCCAGAAGAGCCTTGCCCGTCTCAGCGACGATGCCCCGCCAGTCGAGCTCAACGTCTACAAAGGCGCTTATCACGATTTCGACGCCCCGGAGTTCACCGCGGGAAAACGAGTCCTGGGCCATATCGAAAAATACGACCGCGACGCCGCGGCAAAATCCATCCGCAGCGTCTACGCCTTTCTTCGCAAGCATCTGGCGAACTAG
- a CDS encoding class I SAM-dependent methyltransferase, with protein sequence MISILEQLLSVFWLRPETAVWRYLDIEAMNSFEFEGRSLDLGCGDGVFSFIRAGGRFSAEFDAFQKTEKLDRFYQNVDVYDAYDESYNPLVAGSPSYQISVGFDHKANLLRKAAALNFYEETIEGDGNAPLPFDNNSFESIFSNIVYWLDSPADVISELRRILVPGGKICLMLPNETLPQFSFYNSLYAKTKDEQWKWLELLDRGRLSDNIKQSKSDDDWREVFRSAGLSVSHHSQHLPKVVIQAWDIGFRPMFPALMNMVASVDPQKLPSVKAEWVDALRMFANHLTAIGQRNDGSSAFHCYILAK encoded by the coding sequence ATGATTTCGATTTTAGAACAGTTGTTGAGCGTGTTCTGGCTCCGTCCTGAGACCGCTGTCTGGAGGTATTTGGATATCGAGGCGATGAACAGCTTCGAATTCGAAGGGAGATCGCTAGACTTAGGATGCGGAGACGGCGTCTTTTCGTTCATTAGAGCGGGGGGGCGCTTCAGCGCAGAATTCGATGCTTTCCAAAAGACGGAGAAACTTGACCGATTCTATCAGAATGTAGACGTCTATGACGCGTATGATGAGAGTTACAACCCCCTCGTGGCTGGCTCTCCTTCGTACCAAATAAGCGTCGGCTTCGACCATAAAGCTAATCTGCTTCGAAAAGCGGCGGCACTTAATTTCTATGAGGAAACGATCGAAGGAGATGGAAACGCGCCTCTGCCTTTCGACAATAATTCGTTTGAATCGATCTTTTCTAACATCGTCTATTGGCTGGATAGCCCGGCGGATGTCATTTCTGAGCTGAGAAGAATTTTGGTGCCTGGAGGCAAGATCTGCCTGATGCTGCCGAATGAAACGCTTCCACAGTTCAGCTTCTATAACTCCTTATATGCCAAGACCAAGGATGAGCAATGGAAGTGGCTCGAGTTGCTAGACCGCGGAAGACTGAGTGATAACATCAAGCAGTCAAAATCAGATGATGATTGGCGGGAGGTCTTTAGAAGCGCAGGTCTTTCGGTTTCTCACCATTCGCAACACCTGCCCAAGGTGGTAATCCAAGCATGGGATATTGGTTTTCGACCGATGTTCCCGGCGCTCATGAACATGGTTGCTAGCGTCGATCCTCAGAAGTTGCCAAGCGTAAAGGCGGAGTGGGTAGATGCGCTCCGAATGTTTGCGAATCATCTTACTGCTATAGGCCAAAGAAATGATGGCAGCAGTGCATTTCACTGCTATATCCTTGCAAAGTGA
- a CDS encoding acyltransferase family protein → MRSLQNSVKIEGVDTVRAVAALSVVFAHLLGPSMPGLSKYLFTGHPAVIAFFVVSGFCIHYPYRTRMLQVGPFLAGRFIRIVPPAAAAFILAQALGMRAYNPIDGYILWSVVCEAVYYCLYPLILATSRRIGWPLLIAGSVLASYGVAIGVGPDQYGNAQAYGPQLNWVVGLPAWLLGCYLAENLHCLKLPGNVWGWRAATAVTASALYWATMNTAAGFYLTMVPFSALAACWILAEIRNASERGPINALEAIGSACFSIYLVHVIAAAVIEWFVTTPIVVCAVSLALVIPFYRWIEKPCHGAARRAKATMEQLAARRRLEERDGIAISDGA, encoded by the coding sequence ATGCGTTCACTTCAAAATTCGGTCAAAATCGAAGGTGTCGATACCGTCAGAGCGGTTGCCGCCCTGTCAGTTGTATTCGCGCATCTTCTTGGCCCCTCGATGCCGGGACTTTCAAAATACCTATTCACCGGCCATCCGGCGGTAATCGCCTTCTTTGTGGTTTCCGGCTTCTGCATCCATTACCCGTACCGGACGCGAATGCTTCAGGTCGGGCCATTTCTTGCCGGTCGCTTCATTCGGATCGTGCCGCCAGCCGCCGCGGCGTTCATCTTGGCGCAAGCGCTGGGGATGCGAGCCTATAATCCGATCGACGGCTATATTCTCTGGTCCGTCGTCTGCGAGGCCGTTTACTACTGCCTTTATCCGCTTATCTTGGCCACCTCTCGCCGGATCGGATGGCCCTTGCTCATCGCGGGCTCTGTCTTGGCCTCATATGGCGTGGCGATAGGCGTTGGCCCTGATCAATACGGAAACGCCCAAGCCTACGGGCCACAACTCAATTGGGTTGTCGGGCTCCCCGCATGGCTGCTTGGCTGCTACCTCGCTGAAAATCTTCACTGTCTAAAACTGCCAGGTAATGTTTGGGGCTGGCGCGCCGCGACTGCCGTAACTGCTTCCGCTCTTTATTGGGCGACGATGAACACCGCCGCCGGCTTTTACCTGACTATGGTGCCGTTCTCGGCGCTCGCCGCTTGCTGGATACTGGCCGAGATCAGGAATGCTTCTGAAAGAGGTCCCATCAATGCCTTAGAGGCGATCGGTAGCGCCTGCTTTTCAATTTACCTCGTCCATGTGATCGCGGCCGCGGTGATTGAATGGTTCGTGACGACGCCGATCGTCGTCTGCGCCGTGTCGCTGGCGCTCGTCATTCCCTTCTACCGATGGATCGAGAAGCCGTGCCATGGCGCCGCGCGCCGTGCCAAAGCGACGATGGAGCAGTTAGCGGCCAGACGTCGTTTGGAAGAACGCGATGGGATCGCGATAAGCGACGGTGCGTAG
- a CDS encoding lysozyme, protein MNRLKKGSAAAAMAVALVGNFEGLRQHAYPDPATQGQPWTICYGSTNGVKPGDYKTLEQCKALLSLELQHYANGIERCVTAPLPDARFVALTSFAYNVGVRAACGSSAVRLINQGRTAEGCEALLKWNRAAGITFPGLTRRRQKERQFCLEGI, encoded by the coding sequence ATGAATAGGCTCAAAAAGGGTAGCGCCGCAGCCGCTATGGCCGTGGCATTGGTCGGAAACTTCGAAGGGCTGCGGCAGCACGCCTATCCGGATCCGGCCACACAGGGCCAGCCGTGGACGATCTGCTACGGCAGCACCAATGGCGTGAAGCCCGGCGATTACAAGACGCTCGAGCAGTGCAAAGCGCTGCTTTCGCTCGAACTGCAGCACTATGCCAACGGCATAGAGAGGTGCGTGACGGCGCCGCTGCCGGATGCGCGTTTCGTGGCGCTGACCTCGTTTGCCTATAATGTCGGCGTCAGGGCGGCCTGCGGCTCGAGCGCGGTGAGGCTCATCAACCAAGGCAGGACGGCCGAGGGCTGCGAGGCGCTGCTCAAGTGGAACCGTGCGGCCGGCATCACCTTTCCCGGGCTGACGCGGCGCCGGCAGAAAGAGCGGCAATTCTGCCTGGAGGGCATCTGA
- a CDS encoding DUF1515 domain-containing protein: protein MTSNDDILRALGRVEGRLTGIEENVALLRQEMGGEKANAHDSRVVIHKRLDEQARQIARLDTKVAISGGADAQIRAEIGTLKETVERNQEAVGPALEEWKRMKSIGYGISGLIAFAGLTTGGIIAYASDGAVAALRHWLKIS from the coding sequence ATGACATCGAATGACGATATCCTGCGCGCTCTCGGGCGCGTGGAGGGCCGCCTGACCGGCATCGAGGAAAACGTCGCGCTGCTGCGCCAGGAGATGGGCGGCGAAAAGGCCAATGCCCATGATTCCAGGGTGGTGATCCACAAGCGCCTCGACGAGCAGGCAAGGCAGATCGCACGTCTCGATACGAAAGTGGCAATCAGCGGCGGCGCCGATGCGCAGATCCGCGCCGAGATCGGAACGCTCAAGGAAACCGTCGAGAGGAACCAGGAGGCGGTCGGCCCGGCGCTCGAGGAGTGGAAACGGATGAAATCGATCGGCTACGGCATCTCGGGGCTGATCGCCTTTGCCGGGCTGACGACGGGCGGGATCATTGCCTATGCCAGCGACGGGGCGGTGGCCGCACTCAGGCATTGGCTGAAGATCAGTTGA
- a CDS encoding GNAT family N-acetyltransferase, with protein sequence MDLSDWKGVARPARAPIEGRYARLEPLDAARHGADLLRSAQEPGADARFRYLFEEAPVDMAAFTPWLTRASESEDPLFFAVIDKATGRAEGRQGLMRIDTAHGVIEIGNILWGPAMARTRVATEALYLCAAHVFDTLGYRRFEWKCNNLNEPSKRAAERFGFSFEGVFRQHMVQKGCNRDTAWFAMTDGDWPRLKAGYSAWLSPDNFDSDGRQKSKLGF encoded by the coding sequence ATGGATCTTTCAGACTGGAAGGGCGTGGCACGCCCCGCCCGCGCCCCGATCGAGGGCCGCTATGCCCGCCTGGAGCCGCTCGACGCAGCAAGGCATGGCGCCGATCTTCTCCGCTCGGCCCAGGAGCCCGGTGCGGATGCCCGCTTCCGCTACCTGTTTGAAGAGGCGCCTGTCGACATGGCCGCCTTCACGCCCTGGCTGACAAGGGCTTCGGAAAGCGAAGATCCGCTCTTCTTTGCGGTCATCGACAAGGCGACGGGGCGCGCCGAAGGGCGGCAGGGACTGATGCGGATCGATACCGCCCATGGTGTCATCGAGATCGGCAACATCCTCTGGGGACCGGCGATGGCCCGCACGCGGGTGGCGACTGAAGCGCTGTATCTCTGCGCGGCTCATGTCTTCGACACGCTCGGCTATCGCCGCTTCGAATGGAAGTGCAACAATCTCAATGAGCCTTCGAAGCGCGCTGCCGAGCGCTTCGGCTTCTCCTTCGAAGGCGTCTTCCGCCAGCATATGGTGCAGAAGGGCTGCAATCGCGACACCGCCTGGTTTGCGATGACGGATGGGGACTGGCCAAGGCTGAAGGCAGGATATTCCGCGTGGCTTTCGCCCGATAATTTCGACAGCGACGGCCGACAGAAAAGCAAACTCGGCTTTTGA
- a CDS encoding PLP-dependent aminotransferase family protein: MTPAPAWLDLDRDAGDLAGQIYRGLRDRILLGQLPAGYKLPSTRAFAASLGVARSTAVEAYDRLKSEGYIEASAGAATRIAALARMQQQRPMDDPWPIAETPSDKSPDHALFRPGVPDVSAFPHAVWSRYLAARSRSLRIQHLGYENATGIFELRKAILDHISTTRGVVAVPEQVLVVPSTRAAIDILARTMLRRSGRKSAWMENPGYPAARALLGDAGAEIVPVPCDEQGIDVSRAEGPQPALIYVTPSHQYPTGATLTLPRRLALLEAARRDGSLIVEDDYDSDFHYGSRQIAALQGIDRAEVVAYLGTFSKVLAPGLRVAYAVVPRWLVAEASEALQRSGVAVPTHVQAALADFISEGRLRAHLRRMNPHYADRMVRTVEMLTGQFADRLALSGGYGGLQLATWFRDEAMNDRAIIAEVNRSGYGLMPMSDFFIGKSATGILFGISRAEPAAVQKLAADLEKAFGLT, translated from the coding sequence ATGACACCAGCACCCGCATGGCTCGACCTCGATCGCGACGCGGGCGATCTTGCGGGTCAGATCTATCGCGGTCTCCGGGACCGCATCCTGCTCGGCCAGCTTCCGGCCGGCTACAAGCTGCCGTCGACCCGCGCTTTTGCGGCTTCGCTCGGTGTCGCACGCTCCACCGCAGTGGAGGCCTATGACCGCTTGAAATCCGAAGGTTATATCGAAGCCTCCGCTGGTGCGGCGACACGCATTGCCGCCCTCGCGCGCATGCAGCAGCAACGACCGATGGATGATCCGTGGCCGATCGCGGAAACGCCTTCGGACAAGTCACCCGATCACGCCCTGTTCCGGCCGGGGGTGCCCGACGTGTCGGCCTTCCCGCACGCCGTATGGAGCCGCTATCTTGCGGCGCGCAGCCGTTCTCTCCGTATCCAGCATCTCGGTTATGAGAATGCGACCGGGATTTTCGAACTGCGTAAGGCCATTCTCGATCATATTTCAACGACACGCGGCGTTGTGGCCGTCCCCGAGCAGGTTCTGGTCGTGCCTTCCACCCGCGCGGCGATCGACATACTGGCAAGAACAATGTTGCGACGGAGCGGCCGCAAGTCCGCCTGGATGGAAAACCCCGGTTATCCCGCCGCTCGCGCCTTGCTCGGCGATGCCGGCGCCGAAATCGTGCCGGTGCCGTGCGATGAGCAGGGTATCGATGTTTCCAGGGCTGAGGGCCCGCAACCGGCGCTGATCTACGTGACCCCGTCCCATCAATATCCGACGGGGGCGACACTGACCCTGCCGCGCCGGCTGGCGCTGCTGGAGGCGGCGCGCCGGGATGGCAGCCTCATCGTCGAAGACGATTATGACAGCGACTTTCACTATGGGTCACGCCAGATTGCCGCCCTGCAGGGGATAGACCGGGCAGAAGTCGTGGCCTATCTCGGCACCTTCTCAAAGGTTCTGGCACCTGGTCTGCGTGTCGCCTATGCGGTCGTGCCGCGCTGGCTGGTTGCCGAGGCATCGGAGGCGCTGCAGCGCAGCGGCGTTGCCGTCCCCACCCATGTTCAGGCCGCCCTCGCGGATTTTATCAGTGAGGGCAGGCTGCGCGCCCATCTCCGCCGCATGAACCCGCATTATGCCGATCGCATGGTCCGCACGGTCGAGATGCTGACCGGGCAATTTGCGGACCGTCTTGCCCTATCGGGTGGTTACGGCGGGTTGCAGCTTGCCACCTGGTTTCGCGACGAGGCGATGAATGACCGGGCAATCATCGCCGAGGTCAATCGGTCAGGATATGGGCTGATGCCGATGTCGGATTTCTTTATCGGCAAATCCGCCACCGGCATCCTCTTCGGCATTTCGCGGGCTGAACCGGCTGCCGTTCAGAAGCTGGCGGCCGATCTCGAGAAGGCATTCGGCCTGACGTGA